The following are encoded in a window of Gemmatimonadaceae bacterium genomic DNA:
- a CDS encoding VOC family protein → MPNEGPEPILPAQDVHRTRQFYESLGFRAGYNDDRYDILRRGSLVVHLERHGDLAPDANHTSCYWRVADADALHREFSALGLPSEGAPSLTEPCDERWGMREFTLKDPAGNLIRVGHELTDP, encoded by the coding sequence ATGCCGAATGAAGGTCCAGAACCCATTCTCCCGGCGCAGGATGTACACCGGACGCGCCAGTTCTACGAGTCGCTGGGTTTCAGGGCGGGATACAACGACGACCGCTATGACATCCTCCGGCGCGGAAGTCTCGTGGTGCATCTCGAGCGTCACGGCGATCTGGCGCCCGACGCGAATCATACGAGCTGCTACTGGCGCGTGGCGGACGCGGACGCGCTGCACCGCGAGTTCTCAGCGCTCGGCTTGCCGAGTGAGGGCGCCCCAAGTCTCACCGAACCGTGTGATGAGCGTTGGGGAATGCGTGAATTCACACTGAAGGATCCCGCGGGCAACCTGATTCGCGTCGGGCACGAGTTGACGGATCCGTAA
- a CDS encoding amidohydrolase family protein — protein MRTRLALIPFIPLASALGAQVGPVTAPSPPGPVTILSDRALDGRGGVLRDARIGVSQGKITSLSAPASTEPSATIDLRGYTVLPGWIDTHVHLDSHFDRTGRIATRGESPAEAALAIADNAWVTLMAGFTTVQSVGAPSEAPLRDMIRDRGFPGPRVLTSLSPISPDSSVPLDSLRALVRRRKAQGADLIKIFASKSERVGAGPTITEEQLHALCDEAKAVGLRSMVHAYRSQTGAAARAGCRELEHATYSTQADIDDAVKAGAYISPQVGLVVQNYLENRARYVGTGGFTDEGMAIMERDLPRDFEICAIAVHTTGAKVVFSTDATAGAHGRNADEFLGRVQHCGQTPMATLVSANSLAAEAMGMSDQIGLLAPGYDADIIALDGDPLTDLTAVRRVVFVMRGGVVYKWAGAKRK, from the coding sequence ATGAGAACTCGCCTCGCGCTGATTCCGTTCATCCCATTGGCGTCGGCGCTCGGCGCGCAGGTCGGCCCGGTCACGGCGCCGTCGCCGCCTGGTCCCGTCACCATACTCAGCGATCGTGCGCTCGACGGGCGCGGGGGCGTCTTGCGAGACGCGCGCATCGGCGTTTCGCAGGGGAAGATCACGTCGCTCTCTGCGCCGGCATCGACCGAGCCGTCCGCGACGATCGATCTGCGCGGCTACACGGTGCTCCCGGGTTGGATCGACACGCACGTGCACCTCGACTCGCACTTCGATCGCACGGGACGCATCGCGACGCGCGGCGAATCGCCGGCCGAAGCGGCGCTCGCGATCGCCGACAACGCGTGGGTCACGCTCATGGCGGGTTTCACGACGGTACAGTCGGTCGGCGCGCCGTCGGAGGCGCCGCTCCGTGACATGATTCGCGATCGCGGATTTCCCGGTCCGCGTGTGCTCACGTCGCTCTCCCCGATCTCACCCGATTCCTCCGTTCCATTGGACTCGTTGCGCGCTCTGGTGCGCCGACGCAAAGCGCAGGGCGCGGATCTCATCAAGATCTTCGCGTCCAAGAGCGAACGCGTCGGCGCGGGCCCGACGATCACCGAAGAGCAGCTGCACGCGCTCTGCGACGAAGCCAAGGCGGTCGGGCTTCGGAGCATGGTGCACGCGTATCGCTCGCAGACCGGCGCCGCCGCGCGGGCCGGATGCCGCGAGCTCGAGCACGCGACGTACTCGACGCAGGCGGACATCGACGACGCCGTGAAGGCCGGCGCGTACATCAGCCCCCAGGTCGGGCTCGTCGTTCAGAATTATCTCGAGAACCGCGCGCGCTACGTCGGCACCGGCGGTTTCACCGACGAAGGAATGGCGATCATGGAGCGCGACCTGCCGCGCGACTTCGAGATCTGCGCGATCGCCGTTCACACGACCGGCGCGAAGGTCGTCTTCTCGACGGACGCCACCGCCGGCGCGCACGGCCGGAACGCCGACGAATTCCTCGGCCGAGTGCAGCATTGCGGGCAGACGCCGATGGCCACGCTCGTGTCGGCGAACTCGCTCGCCGCGGAGGCGATGGGCATGAGCGATCAGATCGGATTGCTCGCGCCCGGCTACGACGCCGACATCATCGCGCTCGATGGCGATCCGCTCACCGATCTCACCGCCGTTCGGCGCGTCGTGTTCGTGATGCGAGGCGGCGTGGTCTACAAGTGGGCCGGCGCCAAACGCAAATAG